A stretch of Myxococcus hansupus DNA encodes these proteins:
- a CDS encoding DoxX family protein produces the protein MVGKSAVGLTLIRVVFGLSLALGHGLPKLTGDMSKFAAGVAQLGFPFPTFFAWCATLAEFLGGLLVAVGLFTRPAAAMAGFTMVVALYRHRADPFGRMELALLYLAVMAGIALIGAGPWSLDAKVRRRA, from the coding sequence ATGGTGGGTAAGTCCGCGGTGGGTTTGACGTTGATCCGCGTGGTGTTCGGTCTCTCGCTGGCGCTGGGCCATGGCCTGCCCAAGCTCACCGGCGACATGAGCAAGTTCGCGGCGGGTGTCGCGCAGCTCGGCTTCCCCTTCCCCACCTTCTTCGCCTGGTGCGCCACCCTGGCGGAGTTCCTGGGCGGACTGCTGGTCGCGGTGGGCCTCTTCACGCGTCCGGCCGCCGCGATGGCGGGCTTCACAATGGTGGTGGCGCTCTACCGGCACCGCGCCGACCCGTTCGGCCGCATGGAGCTGGCCCTGCTCTACCTCGCCGTCATGGCGGGCATCGCGCTCATCGGCGCGGGGCCGTGGAGCCTCGACGCCAAGGTGCGCCGCCGCGCCTGA
- a CDS encoding AzlC family ABC transporter permease, protein MRAMGPVDRSLVRDVAAIAAASGVIGASFGAIAVASGLSVWLASAMSVLVFAGGSQFMAVGVVAGGGSPVAAVIAGLLLNARHLPFGLTLTDVLGERWPMRLLGTHLMVDESVAFALAQPTPERRKAAYWWCGGALFIAWNVGVVLGALAGSTLGNPEALGLDAAFPAGLLALLLPSFFAPSSGAGEGVEGETARAHEARAAAVRARWVAGGAVLIALATTPFLPAGVPVLLALLAVGLVLR, encoded by the coding sequence ATGCGCGCCATGGGGCCTGTGGATCGAAGTCTGGTTCGGGATGTCGCGGCGATTGCCGCCGCGTCCGGTGTCATCGGTGCGTCGTTTGGTGCAATCGCGGTGGCGTCGGGACTGTCGGTGTGGCTCGCGTCGGCCATGTCCGTGCTCGTCTTCGCGGGCGGCTCGCAGTTCATGGCGGTGGGCGTGGTGGCCGGCGGAGGCAGCCCCGTGGCTGCGGTCATCGCGGGGCTGCTGCTCAACGCCAGGCACCTGCCGTTCGGCCTGACGCTGACGGACGTGCTCGGTGAACGCTGGCCCATGCGGCTGCTCGGCACGCACCTGATGGTGGACGAGTCCGTGGCGTTCGCGCTCGCTCAGCCGACGCCGGAGCGACGGAAGGCGGCCTACTGGTGGTGCGGCGGCGCGTTGTTCATCGCCTGGAACGTGGGGGTCGTCCTGGGCGCCCTCGCGGGTTCGACCCTGGGCAATCCGGAGGCGCTGGGGCTCGACGCCGCGTTCCCCGCGGGGCTGCTGGCCTTGTTGCTGCCGTCCTTCTTCGCGCCGTCCTCGGGGGCTGGTGAGGGAGTGGAGGGCGAGACGGCCCGCGCACACGAGGCCCGCGCGGCGGCAGTCCGGGCTCGCTGGGTGGCGGGGGGCGCGGTGCTCATCGCGCTCGCCACCACGCCGTTTCTTCCCGCTGGCGTCCCCGTG
- a CDS encoding Hsp70 family protein, with amino-acid sequence MSTGSILGIDFGTTNTAAAFFDKAGKLRVVPVTDKSVTLPSVVWFHAADKAIVGHAARRQIIDDPRHTVFGAKRFLGRRFQSEYVTQHKDKYAFELVEAEDGYTAVTMYGKQTSLTEVAHLIIKQILTLANHAAGTPFRECVLTVPAHASSRQRAAVRHAAEQAGLQVRAIINEPTAAALYYANLRNPEQTVMVFDLGGGTFDATLLAVQNKVVKVLATGGDAFLGGANFDERIVEMLVDDFHQKHGINLRGNKVVMQRLVFAAESAKMALSQRDATVLRVPCIAQKDGGFIDFDYTLTRKRLEEMVFQLIERTASACDDVLERAQLKSEQIDELVLVGGQTRMPAIRERFSHFKRLSSDKEVHPELGVAVGAAILGRNLARGITGLADVVPMPISIMVPGGAQHEVIPANTPVPATKSVTLELPMIPGPLSIALFEALDTTTVDRELLGTVRVELDWRTTHKGPTTLELRMGQDFVLNAALVSSQGDRLPLAISDMRAPKRSA; translated from the coding sequence ATGAGTACGGGCTCCATCCTTGGCATCGACTTCGGGACCACCAACACCGCCGCGGCCTTCTTCGACAAGGCGGGCAAGCTCCGGGTCGTTCCCGTCACGGACAAAAGCGTCACCCTGCCCTCCGTCGTGTGGTTCCACGCGGCGGACAAGGCCATAGTCGGACACGCCGCGCGCCGGCAGATCATCGACGACCCGCGCCACACCGTCTTCGGCGCCAAGCGCTTCCTGGGCCGCCGCTTCCAGTCCGAGTACGTCACCCAGCACAAGGACAAGTACGCCTTCGAGCTCGTCGAAGCCGAGGACGGCTACACCGCGGTGACGATGTACGGGAAGCAGACCTCGCTGACGGAAGTCGCCCACCTCATCATCAAGCAGATTCTCACGCTGGCGAACCACGCCGCCGGCACGCCCTTCCGCGAGTGCGTACTCACCGTGCCCGCGCACGCCAGCAGCCGCCAGCGCGCGGCCGTGCGCCACGCGGCGGAGCAGGCCGGCCTCCAGGTGCGCGCCATCATCAACGAGCCCACCGCCGCCGCGCTCTACTACGCCAACCTGCGCAACCCCGAGCAGACGGTGATGGTGTTCGACCTGGGCGGCGGCACCTTCGACGCCACCCTGCTCGCCGTGCAGAACAAGGTCGTGAAGGTGCTCGCCACCGGCGGTGACGCCTTCCTGGGCGGCGCCAACTTCGACGAGCGCATCGTGGAGATGCTGGTGGACGACTTCCACCAGAAGCACGGCATCAACCTGCGCGGGAACAAGGTCGTGATGCAGCGGCTCGTCTTCGCCGCCGAGTCCGCGAAGATGGCCCTGAGCCAGCGCGACGCCACCGTGCTCCGCGTGCCGTGCATCGCCCAGAAGGACGGCGGGTTCATCGACTTCGACTACACGCTCACCCGCAAGCGGCTCGAGGAGATGGTGTTCCAACTCATCGAGCGCACCGCCTCCGCCTGCGACGACGTGCTGGAGCGCGCGCAGCTCAAGTCAGAGCAAATCGACGAGCTGGTCCTCGTCGGTGGCCAGACGCGCATGCCCGCCATTCGCGAGCGCTTCTCGCACTTCAAGCGACTGTCCTCCGACAAGGAGGTCCACCCGGAGCTCGGCGTCGCGGTGGGCGCGGCCATCCTCGGCCGGAACCTGGCGCGGGGCATCACCGGCCTGGCGGACGTGGTGCCCATGCCCATCAGCATCATGGTCCCCGGCGGCGCCCAGCACGAGGTCATCCCCGCCAACACGCCCGTGCCCGCGACGAAGTCGGTGACGCTGGAGCTGCCCATGATTCCGGGGCCGCTCTCCATCGCCCTCTTCGAGGCGCTCGACACCACCACCGTGGACCGCGAGCTGCTGGGCACCGTCCGCGTCGAGCTGGACTGGCGCACCACCCACAAGGGCCCCACCACGCTGGAGCTCCGCATGGGCCAGGACTTCGTCCTCAACGCCGCGCTCGTCTCCTCCCAGGGAGACCGGCTCCCGCTGGCCATCAGCGACATGCGCGCGCCCAAGCGCTCCGCCTGA
- a CDS encoding SOS response-associated peptidase, which produces MCGRVTVRTSPEQIVTGLGLAGVRTAVQRPRFNLCPTQLMPVVTNDGARMLDAFRWGLIPGWAKDPSIGNKLINARGETVAEKPSFRSALKKRRCLVVVDGWYEWKQDTKPKTPFHFHHKDGQLLALAGLWEEWTAPDTGEVLNTCTIITTGPNALMAPIHDRMPVILAPEAQELWLRPEPQDAAVLLPLLVPFAEDSLAAYEVSRVVNSPANDTPECVERVAA; this is translated from the coding sequence ATGTGCGGCCGTGTCACCGTTCGAACGTCTCCTGAGCAGATTGTCACCGGGCTGGGCCTCGCGGGCGTCCGCACCGCGGTCCAGCGCCCCCGCTTCAACCTGTGTCCCACGCAGTTGATGCCGGTGGTGACCAATGACGGCGCCCGGATGTTGGATGCCTTCCGCTGGGGCCTCATCCCGGGTTGGGCGAAGGACCCGTCCATCGGCAACAAGCTCATCAATGCCCGAGGTGAGACGGTGGCGGAGAAGCCCAGCTTCCGCTCCGCGCTGAAGAAGCGCCGCTGCCTGGTCGTCGTGGATGGCTGGTACGAGTGGAAGCAGGACACGAAGCCGAAGACGCCCTTTCACTTCCACCACAAGGATGGGCAACTCCTGGCCCTGGCCGGATTGTGGGAGGAGTGGACGGCGCCGGACACGGGCGAGGTGCTCAACACCTGCACCATCATCACCACCGGGCCGAACGCGCTGATGGCGCCCATTCACGACCGGATGCCCGTCATCCTCGCCCCCGAGGCGCAGGAGCTGTGGCTGCGTCCGGAGCCGCAGGACGCAGCCGTGCTGCTCCCGCTGCTGGTGCCCTTCGCGGAGGATTCCCTCGCCGCGTACGAGGTGTCGCGCGTGGTGAACTCCCCCGCCAACGACACCCCGGAATGCGTGGAGCGCGTGGCCGCCTGA
- a CDS encoding winged helix-turn-helix domain-containing protein, with translation MKAPFEQLATLDRLIHEPARLSLLTALSACDSADFLYLQGLTGLSKGNLSSHLSKLEEAGLVTVEKQFRAKTPHTLLRITDAGREAIERHWEQLEKLRGRARRWVPEEGSS, from the coding sequence ATGAAAGCCCCTTTCGAACAATTGGCCACGCTGGACCGGCTCATCCACGAGCCCGCGCGGCTGTCGCTCCTCACGGCGCTGTCCGCGTGTGACAGCGCCGACTTCCTCTACCTTCAGGGCCTCACGGGCCTCTCCAAGGGCAACCTGTCCAGCCACCTGTCCAAGCTGGAGGAGGCAGGGCTCGTCACCGTGGAGAAGCAGTTCCGGGCCAAGACGCCGCACACCCTGCTGCGCATCACCGACGCGGGACGAGAGGCCATCGAGCGTCACTGGGAACAGCTCGAGAAGCTGCGCGGCCGAGCCAGGCGCTGGGTTCCCGAGGAAGGCAGCAGCTAG